A region from the Salvelinus sp. IW2-2015 linkage group LG19, ASM291031v2, whole genome shotgun sequence genome encodes:
- the LOC139029293 gene encoding troponin T, slow skeletal muscle has protein sequence MALAEVRNILAREEEEKVLGLTRDESAKKAKVAVAARMKEEEEKIEKEEFEKALEKIRRDKEQEKEKGKKDKKEKKPEKNSGAEAVGQKAEAKSKEAPKASAKKLKVSDKGVRK, from the coding sequence ATGGCGCTGGCCGAGGTGAGGAACATCCtggccagggaggaggaagagaaggtccTGGGGCTGACGAGGGATGAGTCGGCAAAGAAGGCCAAGGTGGCGGTGGCAGCTaggatgaaggaggaggaggagaagatagaGAAGGAGGAGTTTGAGAAGGCCTTGGAGAAGATTAGGAGAGACAaagagcaggagaaagagaagggcaAGAAAGATAAGAAGGAGAAGAAGCCAGAGAAGAATTCAGGGGCAGAGGCAGTGGGGCAGAAGGCAGAGGCCAAAAGTAAAGAGGCCCCCAAAGCTTCTGCTAAAAAGCTCAAGGTGTCTGATAAGGGGGTGAGGAAATGA